ATAACCCGCATCCGGGCGAGATTTTACAGCATCATTTCCTTGATGAGTTGGAGATGAAAGCAATTGATCTTTCGCGGCGAACGGGAATTTCACGGGCGACTTTGTCAAAAATTATCAATACCAACCAACGAATTACGGCGGAAACCGATTTGCCCTTATGCCGCTTCTTCGGACTTTCGGAAGGTTATTTTCTGGGATTGCAGAATGACTATGACATGCTGGAAGCCAAGCGTAAGTCAAAGGTAGCTGCCATGCTGCGCGGAATACGTCCCCTAACAGAAGAAACAATTTGATCTGTACCGCTGGCAGCAGCGACGGGGACTCAAACTACACCCTTGCAAAAGTCAAGCGAATTCAATTTAATATGACCTTCTCTTTAACCTCTGATGCAGCCTTAATCACCACGGTTCCGGCCGGACCCGGCGGCAGTTTCGATGCCGCCATCGGCGCATCGGAGATTTTCCAATGCGCATGTGTTACACACAAGTGGGTTTGCAAGTGGGTTTGCAAGTGGGTTAGCAAGTTGATTAGAACCGTGCTGAATAGTATGCTTGGTATGCAGATACGGAGATAAATATGTTCGCAGTTAAAGTTACCAAGTTCGGTTCATCCGAAGGTATTGAGTTACCTGAAGAAGTAATTAGACGACTTCAGGTTAAAGTTGGTGACACACTTTATCTCGCAGAAGGTCCAGACGGTTTATTTAGACTGACCTCCCTTTCCCCCGCAGAATTTGACAAGCGGATGAAGAACTTAGAAAAGATCAGACATAAAGACCGTAATATTCTGGCTACTCTAGCTAAAGAATTCTAAATCATGAGCAAACATCATTTAATAACCGGCGACAATGGCAATGGAGCGAGCACATCGCAGGCCCTGACCATCAGACATACCGCCGCCGCCCCCGCTTTCGCCCCCGTCACCTCCGAGATCACGGCAAGGGGGAGCGCCTACTCCATTTACCGGTCGGATCCGGATATCCAGGACAGCAGGATCGGCACACATACGTTCCTGTCCAGCATCGATCTCGGCGTGATCGGCGGGGAGGTCAATACAGGCGACCGCCCCGGCAGAATCGGCGGCGATGCGATCACCATCATCCTGCTGCGGGAGGGCGGGTCCGCCCATATCACGGGGACGATCCGCAATCTGCCGGCTGCGGGCGATCAGACCGACTACCGCATCTATGCCATCAGGGATGGTGATTTCTGGTTCCTTTATGCCCATAACAGCATCACCCGTCCCAACCCCAAACTGGGTGAGGAGTTTGTCTTCCTCTTCACACTTTCCGAGACCGGCGGCGAGAGCGATTCAAGATACCGGATCTATCACACCGAGAAGGTTGAAGACGGCAGGAGCTTTGATCTTATCTCGGACCAGGTCACCCTGGTTGAGGTTGCCGATACCCCGGGGGTGACGGTTTTCACTGATCCCGAAGGTGTCTTCCGGGCCGCCAATCCCGGTGATAGCACCGCTGCCGCATCCTATGACGTTGCCCTGGGCACCACGTCAGCGCAGGCCGTCGAGGCAAGCGATGGTGTTGGTGATGCCTTCACCCACAAGATCACCGACAGTGTAACGGCGAATGGCCAGACGACAACCTACGGCACCCTCTTCTACAATGCGGGCACCGGTGCCTGGCGGTTCGATACCGATGATACAGGCGCGAGTAGCCTTGAGAGTGGGGACACCAGGACGATTACCTTCGCGGTCACAGCGAGTACGGGCGGCAGCACCGCCCGGCATGAACTTGTGGTCAACATCACCGGCGTTGATGAGATCTCAAATCATGATGACGCCCCGACCTTCGCACCCGCAACATCGCTCATCACCGATCCGGCAAGCCTCTACATCTACCGCTCCGAGGTGGACCAGTCCGGGCGCGATGATGTTCCGATGCACACGTTCATGGTCAGCGCCGCGCTGGAGGACGGGGCCGTTGCCGATGAGGCGATCACCATCTTCCTGCTGCGGGAGGGCGTGGGCAGCGCTATCCCCATCACGGGTATGATCAGCGGCCTCCCTTCAACGGGGGATGAGAACGACTACCGCATCTGGGCGGTCAGGG
This DNA window, taken from Parvularculales bacterium, encodes the following:
- a CDS encoding HigA family addiction module antitoxin produces the protein MKWKLWIITEDKTMLRKQIHNPHPGEILQHHFLDELEMKAIDLSRRTGISRATLSKIINTNQRITAETDLPLCRFFGLSEGYFLGLQNDYDMLEAKRKSKVAAMLRGIRPLTEETI
- a CDS encoding VCBS domain-containing protein, whose translation is MSKHHLITGDNGNGASTSQALTIRHTAAAPAFAPVTSEITARGSAYSIYRSDPDIQDSRIGTHTFLSSIDLGVIGGEVNTGDRPGRIGGDAITIILLREGGSAHITGTIRNLPAAGDQTDYRIYAIRDGDFWFLYAHNSITRPNPKLGEEFVFLFTLSETGGESDSRYRIYHTEKVEDGRSFDLISDQVTLVEVADTPGVTVFTDPEGVFRAANPGDSTAAASYDVALGTTSAQAVEASDGVGDAFTHKITDSVTANGQTTTYGTLFYNAGTGAWRFDTDDTGASSLESGDTRTITFAVTASTGGSTARHELVVNITGVDEISNHDDAPTFAPATSLITDPASLYIYRSEVDQSGRDDVPMHTFMVSAALEDGAVADEAITIFLLREGVGSAIPITGMISGLPSTGDENDYRIWAVRDGSAWSLHANAITPDPPRPGADEHIFLFTLSETGSASDPVYQLYNTSRVESPD